A window of the Gammaproteobacteria bacterium genome harbors these coding sequences:
- a CDS encoding ABC transporter permease, with amino-acid sequence MDWTNLAQWLGLIDASIRLATPLLFAALAGMLSERSGIIDIGLEGKMLVSAFAAAAWVTSTGVVWQGVAIAMLAAMGLALLHAFACITHRGDQVISGIAINMLALAGTAILGQHLFNLGGMTPVLADGLRLANLEFPAVIARNDSFWSMGYWLVLSGHNVLVYVAFISVILLSGFFKFSPLGKQVFAAGENPLALSRAGGSVNLTRYGAVLAGGALCGLAGAYLSIGHGAGFINNMTVGKGFIALAALIFGRWRPSGVLLACLLFGFLDALSIRMQGIELLDTGYIIPIQLIEMLPYILTVIVLAGCITNPAAPKALGRH; translated from the coding sequence ATGGACTGGACTAATTTAGCGCAATGGCTCGGGTTAATCGATGCGAGCATTCGCCTTGCAACGCCACTGTTGTTTGCAGCGCTGGCCGGCATGCTGAGTGAGCGTTCTGGCATTATTGATATTGGGTTAGAAGGTAAAATGTTGGTCAGTGCTTTTGCCGCGGCCGCCTGGGTCACCAGCACTGGGGTGGTATGGCAAGGGGTAGCCATTGCGATGTTAGCGGCGATGGGCTTGGCGCTATTGCATGCTTTTGCTTGCATTACCCATCGTGGCGATCAGGTTATATCGGGCATAGCAATTAACATGTTGGCATTGGCTGGCACCGCTATTCTAGGTCAGCACCTGTTTAATTTAGGCGGCATGACCCCAGTTTTAGCCGATGGTTTGAGGCTTGCTAACCTAGAATTCCCTGCTGTGATCGCGCGTAATGACAGCTTTTGGTCAATGGGATATTGGTTAGTACTTAGCGGTCACAATGTACTGGTATATGTGGCCTTTATCAGTGTGATACTTTTGAGTGGTTTTTTTAAGTTTTCGCCACTGGGCAAACAGGTCTTTGCAGCGGGGGAGAATCCTTTGGCGTTAAGTCGTGCCGGCGGCTCGGTTAACTTAACCCGTTATGGCGCGGTACTGGCGGGCGGTGCATTGTGTGGCTTAGCGGGTGCTTATTTATCAATTGGCCATGGCGCGGGTTTTATCAATAATATGACTGTTGGCAAAGGCTTTATTGCGCTTGCGGCGTTAATTTTTGGTCGCTGGCGCCCGAGCGGCGTGTTACTGGCTTGTCTGTTATTTGGCTTTTTGGACGCGCTCTCGATTAGAATGCAAGGGATCGAGTTGCTTGACACTGGTTATATCATTCCAATTCAGCTGATCGAAATGCTGCCTTATATTTTAACGGTAATAGTGCTGGCTGGTTGTATCACTAATCCTGCGGCGCCCAAAGCGCTGGGACGCCACTAG